The sequence AGACACTATCTCTACACTTGGACTGGAGACAGGGCTGAGTGCCGTCCAGGGTGTGGGGAAACGGGTCCCCATGTCCAGCTGCAGGCTCCACTTCAACAAACAGCCACTGGGCGCCCTGGGCCCGGCCACCAGCAGCAAACTGCGTGGCAGCATCAGAGCAGGACAGCGTGCGTGGCCCGCGCCCAGGGGACGTCCGCGGGGGCCAGGATGGCAGGGAGGCACGGGCCGGAGTCTGTGTGCCCGGCTCTCTCCAAGCTCCTTCCACGCAGGCTCATCTCCAGCTCACACACCATGACTTGCACAGACGAGGCCGCTGCGACAGAGGTCACACCCACGGGGGACACGCAGGAAGGAAGGGTGAGGACCAGacattgggggggggggttggggcgGCGGGGCAGCTCTTGCCTGGCCTGCGGCAGAGGGCTGGCAGCGCCAGGAGGAGTCCAGGGACCAAGGTGCTTGGGCCAGGCTGGCAGCTCTTCCGGCCCCTGCCTCTCCGCCCGGCCGGGACTCCCGGGTCAGTACATGACGCCTGCTGGGGACAAGGGGACCTCGGGGCCCCCCAGGTCATCCTAGCCTCCCGCAGGAGGGTCCAAGATGCCCTGGGACCGGCGGGGCCCAGAGCAGGCGGGTGGGCTCCTGGGTCAGAGTGCAGGACGGCCTCCCTGCTCACACAGCGTTCCGGCCATGGCTTGGGGGCAGACGGAGTCTCAAGGGCTCCCCAGGTGCCCACGATGGCTCTGGGACGCATGGTCCTCAGCAGATCGAGGGCCAGGGACGCCGCCCTGCCCCCAGGGGCCCGGGTGTGACCCCGCGGTTCCCCACAGCCGCCCTTCGGGATAGGCCTCTCCGCGTGCCCCAGCTGGGCAGGGCGTGACCCCACGTCCCCCCACTGCCGTCTggaagaggaggtgggggggCCCACAGTGCAGCAGCCATCAGGCAGGCTGGCCACATCCCCTCCATGTGCCCCCTCCCCGGAGAGGCCAGCACCAGGCCAGCGATACCAGATCCAGAGAGGAAAGGCCCGAGGTTTAGCAGCCAGAGCCACCAGCGTCCCCTCCGAGGGAGGGCTATTTTCAGCCTCACTAAGAATAGCCTGTGTTACACACCAGTCTCCCGCCCTCGACCTGCTCCCTCTCCAGAGCCCCGCATGGCAGCCACGCCACGGACCCAACGCCCCGCGGGGTGTCGGGCCTGCCTGGGTCCTCCTCCCTGACCAGCCCACGGGGACGCAGACCCGGCCTGCTCAAAGAGCCCTGGGGCCCGACGACCCGCTTGCCCCGCCGCGCCAGGCCGGGCGGCGGTGGTTGGGGGCActcacttgttgaagaggttgagGCCGATGCGGTAGTGCCGCTTGCGGATGACGTCGTTGCTGAAGGCGGGCGAGTCCCAGCTGTTGCGGGTCTCCTTGTGGTAGGTCTGCTTGCTGAGCGTCTGCTCGCGCAGGCTGTCGCGGGACGAGGACTCCGAGCTGCAGTTGATGGTGTCGTTGGAGTTGGACGTGCTGTTGAGGCTGTCGTTGTCGCCGTCGGAGTAGTCCGACTCGGACTTGCTCTGCCGGTTGGCCGAGCCATTGATGGCCAGGTGGGCGTCCAGGGGCCGCGGCGGCCGGGCCCGCGGCTCTGGCTCCTCCCGGGGGAGGCCCCTGGGGGGACCGTGGGGGCCGTGCTTGGGGCTGCCCTGAGGCCCGCCCAGGCCGCGCTCGTAGGCGCCCTGCCTCTTGAGCGAGCTGCGGTCCGAGCGGTCGCTGAGGTCGGCGGAGCTGTCGCTGGGCGGCTCGATGGTGAGCAGCGGCAGGTGCTCCACGCGCGCCCGCGGCTCCAGCGACGGCGTGCTCCGGCAGCTGGTGTCCGTGTCCGCCTTGTCGTCCTTGTGGGCCAGCGCCCAGTAGTCCTGGGCGGCGGCTCCGGCCCGCAGCCGCAGGTCCGACTCGCCGCTGGACGGCCGGCACCCGGCCTGCGCCGCGGGCAGTGGCGGCGACAGCTCGTCCTCGTCGATGTACAGGGTGACGTCGCTGTAGGAGGCGGTCATCTCGTCCAGCCGGCGCTGCTCCGCGCCGTGCAGGCCGGACGAGGGCTCGGCGGCGGGCGCGGGCGCCCCCTCCACGGCGTGCAGGCTGCGGCAGTTGAGCGCGTCGTCGATGGACTCGGCCAGCGACTTCACCTGCCGCGAGAAGGCGTCCTCCAGCTCCGTGATGGCGTCCGTGAAGTCGCCGGCGGGCGCGGGGGCCTGCAGGGCAGGTGGGGGCGGCGGGCCCAGATCCCCACACTCGGCCGGCCCCAGGGAGCCCAGCGGGGTGTCCCCGTCGGTCACCGAGACCTGCTTGCCCTCGAAGAAGGAGCTGTGCGCCTTCTCGGGCCCCTCGAAGGACAGCTGCACCCGCATGTTGGACAGCACGATGCGGCGGGACAGACGCTTCTCAGACATGGAGCTGCGCAGCCGCTCGAAGTTCTTGTTCATCTGGTACTGGCGGAAGGCCGTCTGGATGGTGCGGGCCGCATGGCGGGTCACGAGGCGGCCCCCATACTTCCGTTCTAGCATCTCCACCTGCGGGGGAGGGACAGGGGTGTGAAgacggcccggcccggcccggcccggagGGCAGACCGTGCCCACGCAGCCCCTAGACCCAGGAACCCGCTGGGGTTGTGCCCACAGGGCTCCTCCACCCAGGAACCTGCCGGGCGCCGTGCCAGTGCAGCTCCTAGATCCAGGGAGACAAAGGGGCGGTGAGCTGGTTACAGCAGGTGGTCCCCGCAGGACGCCTCAGAGCCTCTCAAGGGCGTGGTTTCCCAGACCTCTCTGTCCGCAGCAGCCTTTGCCCTGGCGCACCAGGCCCGTGCAGTTTAATGACACTTAGAGCTGCTGCAGGAGGTTACAGGCCGTCCCCCGGGAGACAAGGAGACCGTGGCGGGGGCTGCCTAGGAGACCAGCCTGAGACCCGAGACCCGAGCCGGCCCTAAGCACCGAGCGCCGGTCGCAGGCCTGGGCCCTCGTCCGCAGACTGACTCTGAAAGTCTGGACCCGCGGCCCCTCTGGCCAGTCAGACCTGCCTCACGGGCCAGCGGTGGGCACAGGCGAGACAGGCCCTCAGCACGGGGCGGAGAAGGCGCGGGACCCTCCACTGCACTCCTGGGAGGGGCGGACAGCTTGTGGGGGCCCCACACCCCCTCCTGAGCAGATGGGAAAGCTGAGCCTCAGAGAAGAGACCCTACACACCCCTGCAGGCCTCCAGACCCCAGGGCGCCCTCTGGGAGAATGACGGTGGGCCCAGCCCATaggcaggcagggaggtgggacTCTCCCGCGAGGCGTGTGGGCCTCCGGAGCCCGAGGGCTGCTCCCCACGCCTCCCTCCAGGGTGAGCCCAGAGCCCGCTTTCCAGAAGCAGAGAAGACCTGGGATGAGGAGCGGGCTGGCCCACCAAGCCCCTGACGTCGGGGGGAAAGGCCCCAGGTCCTCGGGAGGAGGTGTTCACACCCTAGGCGCACAGCGCCCCGGTCCCCTCGGTGGGGACGGCATGGCTGCGCCCTCGAGAGGCGGGGTCTGTGCAGAACAGACGGGGCACCGGCTAAGGGCACAAAGCCAGGCAGATGCTGTGGGAACCAGGCTGCAGCCACGGGAGGCGACGGCTGCCCGGAGCTGCCCGGGGGCGGGCAGGGCGGGAGGGCTCAGAGCCTCACTGGGGGCACGTGTGGGCCCCAGTTGCCCTAAGGGACGCCAGCTCCCCCAGACGCGGACGTGCCAGCCCTCCAGAAAGGGGGGGGAGCAGAGCGGCCCCTCTCAGGAGAGGAGTTGGGGGCGGAGGGGTGGGCCGAGGATCAAACCGAGTCTCACAGCCCGGCGGGGCCTGGAGGCAGCCAGGGCGGGTCTGTTTTCTCTTGCCTGGAGTTACTGAACGGAGTCCAAAGGGATGACCTCACTTCCACATCTGTGAGCGGCGTCTCTGTTTCCTGGGTTTGGAGCACAGCTCCAAGAGCCCTCGGGGCCGACGGAGGCCCACGGCTGGGCTCCCGGAagccctctcccctccaccccccgaGACCTGGGTTCTGGGTCCCTCGGGTCTGctcggcggggggtgggggccccTCCTGTCCCCCTGACTCTAGACCTCGCGAACCCAGCAGCGACGCTCTTGGCCTGAGCCAGCCCCCTGGGtcggggcaggagcagaaggggctTTAGGGGGCCAGGTGTGGGCTCTGCACTGCTCCTCAAAGCCCTCCGGCCTTCCTACCGGCCTCCCATGGGGACACACCGACCCAGGCCCGCGCTCACTCAGCCCCCCGGGGTCATTCCCCTTGTAGGCCAGAGCTGTCCCGAGCCCCCCTTCTGGGTCAGAGCTGACCCAAGGCCCCGTCTGGATGCTGACTGGAGGCGCAGGGAGGGAACCCAAGCCGTCTGCGCTCGCCTCACGGGTGTCACCCGCCCCCGACCCTGCGTCCAGCCTGCAGACGGGCCCCAGAAGCTGCCCGTTGTGCAGGGGGCAGAGGCTCAGAGTCGAGACAGGACAAAGAGCCCCGAGGCCGGGCCTCCCACGCAGGGGAGCCACCACTTTGGGCACTCGGGCCCCTCACTGACGGGGAACCACAGGAGACGCGGCGGCCGGGGGCCAGCGGCCACTGCAAGGCCGTGCACTGGGCTCCTGCCACTAAAACCGGCTCTGTGCCCTCCAGGCTCTAAGCCCTCACGGAACCAGGCACCGTCACCCTGCACCCCCGT is a genomic window of Cervus canadensis isolate Bull #8, Minnesota chromosome 22, ASM1932006v1, whole genome shotgun sequence containing:
- the IQSEC1 gene encoding IQ motif and SEC7 domain-containing protein 1 isoform X5; amino-acid sequence: MLERKYGGRLVTRHAARTIQTAFRQYQMNKNFERLRSSMSEKRLSRRIVLSNMRVQLSFEGPEKAHSSFFEGKQVSVTDGDTPLGSLGPAECGDLGPPPPPALQAPAPAGDFTDAITELEDAFSRQVKSLAESIDDALNCRSLHAVEGAPAPAAEPSSGLHGAEQRRLDEMTASYSDVTLYIDEDELSPPLPAAQAGCRPSSGESDLRLRAGAAAQDYWALAHKDDKADTDTSCRSTPSLEPRARVEHLPLLTIEPPSDSSADLSDRSDRSSLKRQGAYERGLGGPQGSPKHGPHGPPRGLPREEPEPRARPPRPLDAHLAINGSANRQSKSESDYSDGDNDSLNSTSNSNDTINCSSESSSRDSLREQTLSKQTYHKETRNSWDSPAFSNDVIRKRHYRIGLNLFNKKPEKGVQYLIERGFVPDTPVGVAHFLLQRKGLSRQMIGEFLGNRQKQFNRDVLDCVVDEMDFSAMELDEALRKFQAHIRVQGEAQKVERLIEAFSQRYCVCNPGVVRQFRNPDTIFILAFAIILLNTDMYSPSVKPERKMKLEDFVKNLRGVDDGEDIPREMLIGIYERIRKRELKTNEDHVSQVQKVEKLIVGKKPIGSLHHGLGCVLSLPHRRLVCYCRLFEVPDPNKPQKLGLHQREIFLFNDLLVVTKIFQKKKNSVTYSFRQSFSLYGMQVLLFENQYYPNGIRLTSAVPGADIKVLINFNAPNPQDRKKFTDDLRESIAEVQEMEKHRIEAELEKQKGVVRPSMSQCSSLKKEPGGGTLSRACLDDSYAGGEGLKRSALSSSLRDLSEAGVHH